A genomic segment from Longimicrobiales bacterium encodes:
- a CDS encoding phenylalanine 4-monooxygenase, with translation MTRDTPEALAFAQPFVTTQQWAKYRPEDHEVWRILHNRRMIDLERTASRAYLEGARTIDLNGSAIPDLRRVNERLARRTEWAAMPVRGFIPAQDFFRCLALRQFPTTVIVRPMDQLDYLPEPDIFHDVFGHVPLHADRAFADFLHTFGQVASSASTPDQVTQMARLFWFTVEFGLIREGGETRIYGSGLISSADDAANSLSDNCVRRPFNLDHVIDQAFEIDCLQDVLFVAESFEQIVDAVEVMRSRLCAPSRSLHTAPKHSSRER, from the coding sequence ATGACACGCGATACGCCCGAAGCTCTCGCCTTCGCACAACCTTTCGTGACCACACAGCAGTGGGCGAAGTACCGCCCTGAGGACCATGAGGTATGGAGGATCCTTCACAACCGCCGCATGATCGACCTCGAACGCACGGCTAGTCGAGCCTACCTGGAGGGCGCGAGAACGATCGATTTGAACGGCTCTGCGATACCGGATCTTCGGCGTGTGAACGAGCGCCTCGCTCGACGCACCGAGTGGGCCGCGATGCCTGTGCGCGGATTCATCCCTGCACAGGATTTCTTCCGTTGCCTGGCGCTCCGTCAGTTCCCCACGACGGTCATCGTGCGACCGATGGACCAACTCGATTATCTCCCCGAGCCTGACATCTTCCATGACGTGTTTGGACACGTGCCTCTCCACGCCGATCGAGCGTTTGCCGATTTTCTTCATACCTTCGGGCAGGTCGCGTCAAGTGCGAGTACTCCTGATCAAGTCACGCAGATGGCGAGGTTATTCTGGTTCACCGTGGAGTTCGGCTTGATCCGAGAGGGCGGGGAGACGCGGATCTACGGAAGTGGACTCATCTCATCCGCTGACGACGCCGCTAACTCCCTCAGCGATAACTGTGTTCGGCGCCCGTTCAACCTCGACCACGTTATTGATCAGGCCTTCGAGATCGATTGCCTGCAGGACGTCCTGTTTGTCGCCGAGTCGTTCGAACAGATCGTGGACGCTGTGGAGGTGATGAGAAGTCGTCTTTGCGCTCCCTCCAGAAGCCTCCATACCGCCCCAAAGCACTCCTCACGTGAACGTTAG